From the Misgurnus anguillicaudatus chromosome 17, ASM2758022v2, whole genome shotgun sequence genome, one window contains:
- the obsl1b gene encoding obscurin isoform X13, translating to MDVFGGAPRFLAYPRPVVVQSGTDAVLKCQIGGDPRPAVIWERNNEKIHPEGKYRVFEDGNVYNLIITSVTLEDSGQYICKAKNCIGETYAAATLKVEGEAQELELREENKPRFLIKPLSTRVGRGEDAMFSCKLWGKPRPEVMWEKDGKKLNEIFESTHFSVSYQDGGWFQLKIFKTRAPDGGVYTCKARNEFGESLAGAVLLVDAGPGHEDEGNRNGYTNPHWKAHQGKQRSGRQVAARHNPLPNIAKVKMFAVTEGKHAKFRCYVTGKPKPEILWRKDGRLILSGRRYLLYEDREGYFTLKVLYCKQQDNGVYVCSASNTAGQTLSAVHLIVKEPLVRFKQPLNDLQVWERDLAVLECEVPEDSVPITWYLEDRRLQPGAKYGMEEWGTKRRLTIRDIGVDDDGIYLCEMADGGRSIAEVAVKGTIVRKLPRKVDVLEGENAAFCAEVEAEEMDIHWYKDGTELRETHQTILKSFGRTHILVFVNTTTQDSGLVTFYVGRSKTSSQLRVKAARHCPPSCPIGVQINTERANAALLSWFPAQDSRKNPPSGYIIERKEVGSQEWLQCLTTDTATAVEILGDSVPCEADYRFRICSVNKYGRSGNVEFPRAVHLVPVARIQAPLQDALVPEGQDACFSIELSASVIGTWFLNGNQLQDDERFSIRRTRTHQSLRIRGVRETDNGAEITFIAYGIRDSAALYIQAPLVKFTPLSEMDRNKFVESGNPIVLYCELSNPEVPVRWYKNGVELHSTEGLHIQAEGTMRRIVIQSADFANSGVYSCDAIDDVIRFNVEVEAPPVRFSVLPDVERNKSPEAGSTMTLQCELSDPLAQVSWYKDGVKLLPEDGLDIKSEGKTRKLTVQSTEFYHSGVYSCKTRGDAVHFNVEVKAPPVRFLAVPEEKLRTCIEAGCPIVLQCEISESAAQVHWYKDGDQLLVESGVDFISEGCMRTLSIQTAQLSHAGVYTCTTKDDVIKFHVDVQAAPVRFSAVPDAEKSICTEAGGCFELRCKVSDPKVHVCWFHNDVEIKPETGLDIQSDGDVRKLIVESAEPSHSGLYRCETSDDSVQFIVDIKELPVMFSALPETVKNQLFEADYPTDLHCEISDPSAKEFCYKDGVELISKSPTHIKSECTRKTLAVKTAQTSNSGWYDSVRTDDAIQFNVQDQELSVAPSVKFSTVPDSQRTKCIESGGPFKLQCEVSDPNAQVWWYKDGNEVLPQDGLIILSDGAIRTLSVETAELYHSGTYSCQTNNDGITFHVEIKAPPPNFIPVSEEEKNKSTEVGSSIVLKCELSDANAQVLWCKDGTELSPNSGLDFQRDGNMRKLTVQSAQLSDTGHYTCHVPGDSISFKVHVQVPPVRFSKLPEIARNKFIEAGCPIILQCEISDPTSQVCWLKDGVQLQEQTGLDIQSEGTMRTMIIQSAEPKHSGIYSCEAVDDRIAFKVDVAVPPAMFSAVPETEKNKSFEAGCPIILQCEISDPTALVQWYKDGLQLLPQSGVNIQTEHTTRTLVIQSAKLSDSGFYSCNTADDISEFFVDVKAPPVTFAYISEDDLHRNIVEQDNLLLYCEVSRSDAVAQWYKDGVEIKSTDNVLIEVENIVRRLIILSAQLSDSGTYTCRAGDNALIFKVNVREPPVMIVYPKEDVHLDRHVPEEIVLSCELSRSNGKVTWYKDGQKLQESENIKLKAEGPYRRLKILHSGIEDSGEYVCDTADDSIFFNLTIKEPPVRIISPSQSQMELCQQTSERMVLSCEISRPNAVVRWYRDGLEVEESNSLILEVDSVYRRLIIPKPTVKDSAEYVCDTADDSVTFIVNIAEPPVRFIRPRKMAYGVEKLVGDTLVLECEVSRANAEVSWKREGEEIDENSNVTIIEDGASRQLIIHSAALEDAGQYVCDARDDVMDFLVKIKEPPLTIMRKADIETKLHFLESDAIVLKCEISRPNGVVSWLKDNERIEGKEHFICEEEGTFRSLIVLSAELNDSGEYVCHTQDDKVVFSVTVEGTTWLNKKLNDDVPFCSFLPKKAPVSIIGNSEKPEHHTLNTGDDLVLQCEVSQANATVQWYHNGVLLHEDSRTHLESKHTMRKLVIRDLQTSDSGEYICDAIDDKMITMVFVQEPPFQFIKKDEQTNISAYEEDSVTLRATVNRANAPVKWQRGRDPIRGDRFHSTSDGNTHCLTINPLKRGDTGLYTCYVGSDEMNFSVNVKAIKVKFSKPLENVVGLKGCDVALKCELYTPKGDVQWLKDNQEIVPNRHFTIRAEGRVRSLTIHSVSEDDEGEYACESKDERTIATVVVNIPRIVEFVAELHNITVMEGENATFKCMVSPEDAHLAWFRNSQPISSNEKFHISSTGLCHVLQINNCQVSDSCKLTAEAEGVISRAILQVQEAQVFFTKSMESAVAEEYSDVTLEVEVSHEKGEVQWMRQGVVIHPGPKFTLKQNGRKRSITIHKLVLSDRGTYSCETLHDRTQARLSVEPRKIKIRKGLAEIQTYERETSSFEVELSHSNVEAVWQKNGHALKNNNRLRMTAKGRVHSLTISNLTLDDTGTYTFSVENIRSSAKLIVKEIPVSILKKLEDSRHPEGSGVTLECELSRHNVDVKWTKNGVQLKPGKNLRIYSMGRKCFLQILKCEQGDTGIYMCDAGDAKTSCSVDVYERELEILQGLEDLDIQEDQNAVFVCEVSLDDVPGEWFKNNERIKPTSTIKIRQEGTKHFLLICNVKGEDSGEIKFAAKNVESTAYLEVEALPANIVKPLQDKTALEKTRVVLDCTVANPRCSIRWYKGPNVILPSERFEICSEGCYRKLVIQQVQLEDEGIYSVQVGNYTSSAKLTVEAQSILIVNDLKDVEVIAPADACFACEVSLPEAKAPTWTLNGQTLHPGPKVVMEKVGTVHRLTLKQTSEEMSGTLCFIIGQAKSTAHLHVRSSH from the exons ATGGATGTCTTTGGTGGTGCGCCACGGTTTCTGGCCTACCCTCGTCCTGTGGTTGTACAGAGCGGTACAGACGCAGTTCTGAAATGCCAGATTGGTGGAGACCCCAGACCTGCAGTCATATGGGAACGAAACAATGAGAAAATCCATCCAGAGGGCAAATACAGGGTGTTCGAGGATGGCAATGTCTACAACCTTATCATAACTTCAGTGACGCTGGAAGACAGCGGACAATATATCTGTAAAGCCAAGAATTGCATCGGAGAGACTTACGCAGCAGCTACTTTGAAAGTGGAAGGCGAGGCGCAGGAGCTGGAATTGCGGGAGGAAAACAAACCACGCTTTCTCATCAAACCCCTCTCAACTAGGGTTGGACGAGGAGAGGACGCCATGTTCTCCTGCAAGCTGTGGGGAAAACCACGGCCAGAAGTGATGTGGGAGAAAGATGGCAAAAAGTTGAATGAAATCTTTGAGAGCACACATTTTAGTGTCAGCTATCAGGATGGAGGATGGTTTCAGCTAAAGATTTTTAAGACACGGGCACCAGATGGAGGGGTGTACACGTGCAAGGCCCGCAATGAATTTGGAGAGAGTTTAGCAGGGGCCGTTCTGTTGGTGGATGCGGGACCGGGACATGAAGATGAAGGGAACCGTAATGGTTACACAAACCCCCACTGGAAAGCACATCAGGGAAAGCAGAGAAGTGGAAGGCAGGTTGCAGCAAGGCACAACCCGCTGCCAAACATTGCCAAAGTAAAAATGTTTGCGGTGACTGAAGGGAAGCATGCAAAGTTCCGCTGCTATGTAACAGGAAAGCCAAAACCAGAAATATTATGGAGGAAAGATGGAAGACTAATCTTGTCGGGCAGAAGGTATCTGCTGTACGAAGACAGGGAAGGCTACTTTACACTTAAAGTTCTTTACTGCAAACAACAGGACAATGGAGTCTATGTCTGTTCTGCTTCAAACACTGCAGGACAAACTCTGAGTGCCGTACACCTTATTGTTAAAG AGCCACTTGTGCGATTTAAACAACCACTAAATGACCTGCAAGTATGGGAGAGAGACTTAGCTGTTCTCGAGTGTGAAGTTCCTGAGGACTCTGTTCCAATCACATGGTATTTAGAAGACAGGAGGTTACAGCCAGGAGCCAAATATGGAATGGAGGAGTGGGGGACAAAGCGTAGACTCACAATTCGTGATATTGGAGTTGATGATGATGGGATATATCTCTGTGAGATGGCTGATGGGGGCAGAAGCATTGCTGAGGTAGCAGTCAAAG GAACCATTGTAAGAAAGCTGCCACGAAAAGTTGATGTTCTAGAAGGGGAAAATGCAGCATTCTGTGCAGAGGTTGAGGCAGAGGAAATGGACATTCATTGGTACAAAGATGGAACTGAGTTAAGGGAGACCCATCAGACCATCCTCAAATCCTTTGGAAGGACACATATTTTAGTCTTTGTCAACACCACAACGCAAGATTCTGGTTTGGTCACTTTCTATGTGGGTAGATCAAAGACATCATCTCAACTAAGGGTGAAAG CGGCAAGGCACTGTCCGCCAAGCTGTCCTATTGGGGTTCAGATCAACACAGAACGAGCAAATGCTGCCCTCCTTTCCTGGTTTCCAGCACAAGATTCTCGAAAGAATCCACCTTCAGGGTATATCATTGAGAGAAAAGAGGTTGGCTCCCAAGAGTGGCTACAATGCTTAACCACTGACACTGCAACCGCAGTGGAGATCCTCGGTGACAGCGTTCCATGCGAGGCCGACTACAGATTTCGCATATGCAGTGTCAACAAATATGGAAGGAGTGGAAATGTAGAGTTCCCTCGAGCTGTTCACCTTG TTCCAGTGGCCAGGATCCAAGCACCTCTACAAGATGCTTTAGTGCCAGAAGGCCAGGACGCTTGCTTTTCCATTGAGCTCTCTGCTTCAGTTATAGGCACTTGGTTTTTAAATGGAAACCAGCTTCAAGACGATGAGCGCTTCTCCATAAGACGTACACGAACACACCAGTCTCTACGCATTCGTGGGGTACGAGAGACAGACAATGGAGCAGAGATCACCTTCATTGCCTATGGAATTCGAGATTCAGCTGCTCTGTACATACAAG CTCCATTAGTAAAATTCACACCACTTTCTGAAATGGATCGAAACAAATTTGTGGAATCTGGCAACCCTATAGTGCTCTACTGTGAGCTGTCAAATCCTGAGGTCCCAGTTCGGTGGTATAAGAATGGTGTTGAACTTCATTCAACGGAAGGTCTGCACATTCAAGCAGAAGGAACAATGAGGAGGATTGTCATTCAATCAGCTGATTTCGCAAACTCAGGAGTTTATAGCTGTGATGCTATTGATGATGTCATCCGGTTTAATGTGGAGGTTGAGG CCCCACCAGTGAGGTTCTCAGTGCTACCAGATGTTGAAAGGAACAAGTCCCCTGAAGCAGGATCAACAATGACACTGCAATGTGAGCTCTCAGATCCACTTGCCCAGGTATCCTGGTACAAAGATGGAGTAAAACTCCTGCCAGAAGATGGACTAGACATCAAATCTGAAGGCAAAACGAGGAAACTGACTGTTCAGTCAACTGAATTTTACCACTCAGGGGTGTACAGCTGCAAGACAAGGGGCGATGCTGTCCACTTTAATGTGGAGGTTAAAG CCCCACCTGTGAGGTTCTTAGCTGTCCCCGAAGAAAAACTGAGAACATGCATCGAAGCAGGCTGTCCCATTGTTCTGCAATGCGAAATTTCAGAATCGGCTGCACAGGTCCATTGGTACAAAGATGGGGATCAGCTCCTTGTAGAATCTGGAGTAGATTTCATATCAGAGGGCTGCATGAGAACGCTCAGTATTCAGACAGCACAACTGTCTCATGCTGGAGTGTACACCTGCACAACTAAGGATGATGTCATCAAATTCCATGTGGACGTTCAAG CTGCACCAGTGAGGTTCTCAGCTGTTCCAGATGCTGAGAAGAGTATATGCACTGAAGCAGGTGGATGCTTTGAACTCCGCTGTAAGGTCTCAGACCCTAAGGTCCATGTCTGCTGGTTTCACAATGATGTAGAGATTAAGCCAGAGACTGGTTTGGATATTCAGTCTGATGGAGATGTAAGGAAACTGATAGTGGAGTCAGCTGAGCCCAGTCATTCTGGATTGTACCGTTGTGAAACATCTGATGATTCTGTCCAGTTCATTGTGGACATTAAAG AGTTACCAGTGATGTTCTCAGCCTTACCAGAGACTGTGAAGAACCAGCTGTTTGAAGCAGACTACCCTACTGATTTACACTGTGAGATCTCAGACCCAAGTGCCAAGGAGTTTTGTTACAAAGACGGTGTAGAGCTCATCTCAAAAAGTCCAACTCATATCAAATCGGAGTGTACCAGGAAGACATTAGCTGTCAAGACAGCACAGACCTCTAACTCTGGATGGTACGACAGTGTGAGAACGGATGATGCCATCCAGTTTAATGTACAAGACCAAG AACTGTCTGTAGCTCCATCTGTGAAGTTCTCCACTGTCCCTGATAGTCAACGGACCAAATGCATTGAGAGTGGAGGACCCTTTAAACTGCAATGTGAGGTCTCAGACCCCAATGCCCAAGTCTGGTGGTACAAAGATGGGAATGAGGTACTGCCTCAAGATGGCTTGATCATTTTGTCTGATGGAGCAATAAGAACCCTCTCTGTGGAAACTGCTGAATTATATCACAGTGGAACATACAGCTGCCAGACAAACAATGATGGCATCACATTCCATGTGGAAATCAAAG CTCCACCACCGAACTTCATACCAGTCTCAGAAGAGGAGAAGAACAAGTCAACTGAAGTAGGATCATCAATTGTTCTGAAATGTGAGCTATCAGATGCCAATGCTCAGGTTCTCTGGTGCAAAGATGGTACCGAACTGTCTCCAAACTCTGGGCTTGATTTCCAAAGAGATGGGAATATGAGGAAACTAACTGTTCAATCGGCACAGCTGTCTGATACGGGACACTACACCTGTCATGTTCCAGGTGATAGCATATCATTCAAGGTGCACGTTCAAG TTCCCCCTGTTAGGTTCTCAAAACTTCCAGAAATCGCAAGAAACAAGTTCATTGAAGCAGGCTGTCCAATTATCCTTCAGTGTGAAATCTCAGATCCTACTTCTCAAGTTTGCTGGCTCAAGGACGGAGTCCAGCTCCAAGAACAAACTGGACTTGACATCCAATCAGAGGGCACTATGAGGACAATGATTATCCAGTCAGCTGAGCCCAAACACTCAGGCATATACAGCTGTGAGGCTGTGGATGATCGCATAGCATTCAAGGTGGATGTTGCAG TTCCACCAGCGATGTTCTCAGCTGTTCCTGAGACTGAGAAGAACAAGTCCTTTGAAGCAGGCTGTCCAATCATTCTCCAATGTGAGATATCTGATCCTACAGCCCTGGTCCAATGGTACAAGGATGGATTACAGCTCCTGCCCCAGTCTGGCGTTAACATCCAAACAGAGCACACCACGCGGACACTGGTTATCCAATCAGCAAAATTATCCGACTCTGGTTTTTACAGTTGTAATACAGCTGATGATATCAGCGAATTTtttgtggatgttaaag CACCTCCTGTGACATTTGCTTATATCTCAGAAGACGATCTGCATAGAAATATTGTGGAACAAGACAATCTTCTCCTATATTGTGAGGTATCCAGGTCAGATGCTGTTGCACAATGGTACAAGGATGGAGTAGAGATAAAGTCAACCGACAATGTCCTTATAGAGGTAGAAAACATTGTACGCAGGCTTATCATCCTGTCAGCTCAACTTTCGGATTCTGGTACATATACCTGTCGTGCTGGAGATAATGCCTTAATATTTAAAGTCAATGTAAGAG AGCCTCCAGTGATGATTGTATATCCCAAGGAGGATGTCCACCTTGATCGGCATGTTCCTGAGGAAATTGTCCTCAGCTGTGAACTTTCACGTTCAAATGGAAAGGTGACATGGTACAAAGATGGACAGAAACTGCAGGAGAGTGAAAACATAAAGTTAAAAGCTGAGGGTCCATACAGACGGTTAAAAATTCTGCACAGTGGTATTGAGGACTCTGGAGAATATGTCTGCGATACAGCCGACGATTCAATATTCTTCAATCTAACCATAAAAG AACCGCCAGTGCGTATTATTTCTCCAAGCCAGTCCCAAATGGAACTTTGCCAACAGACATCCGAGAGGATGGTATTGAGCTGTGAAATCTCTAGACCAAATGCCGTTGTGCGCTGGTATCGTGATGGACTTGAAGTGGAGGAGAGCAACAGCCTAATACTGGAGGTTGACAGTGTCTATAGAAGACTTATTATTCCAAAACCTACAGTCAAAGACTCTGCAGAATATGTCTGTGACACAGCAGATGACTCGGTGACCTTCATTGTCAATATTGCAG AACCACCAGTTAGATTTATTCGGCCAAGGAAAATGGCCTATGGAGTGGAGAAACTGGTTGGAGACACGTTGGTCCTTGAGTGTGAGGTGTCTCGAGCAAATGCTGAAGTTAGCTGGAAAAGGGAGGGAGAAGAGATTGATGAAAACAGCAACGTAACCATCATAGAAGACGGAGCAAGTCGACAATTAATCATTCACTCGGCAGCTTTAGAGGATGCAGGCCAATACGTCTGTGATGCCAGAGATGATGTAATGGACTTCCTTGTAAAGATTAAAG AACCACCTTTGACAATTATGCGAAAGGCTGACATCGAGACAAAGCTGCATTTTCTTGAATCTGATGCCATCGTGCTTAAATGTGAGATCTCAAGACCAAACGGGGTGGTCAGTTGGCTTAAAGACAATGAGAGGATCGAGGGAAAGGAGCATTTCATCTGTGAAGAGGAAGGCACATTTAGATCTTTGATTGTCCTGAGTGCTGAGTTGAACGACTCAGGGGAGTATGTCTGTCATACACAGGATGATAAAGTCGTCTTCAGTGTTACTGTAGAAGGTACGACCTGGttaaacaaaaaactgaatgaTGATGTGCCTTTCTGTAGCTTTCTACCCAAGA AGGCGCCGGTGTCCATTATTGGGAATTCAGAGAAGCCAGAACACCACACTTTAAACACAGGAGACGACCTTGTCCTACAATGTGAAGTATCACAAGCAAATGCTACAGTTCAGTGGTACCACAATGGAGTTTTACTACATGAGGATTCACGTACACACTTGGAAAGCAAACACACAATGAGAAAGCTTGTGATACGAGATCTTCAAACATCTGACTCTGGAGAGTATATCTGTGATGCCATTGATGACAAAATGATAACTATGGTGTTTGTTCAAG AACCACCATTCCAATTCATCAAAAAAGatgaacaaacaaatatttCAGCCTATGAAGAAGACAGTGTAACACTACGTGCCACTGTTAATAGAGCCAATGCACCTGTGAAATGGCAGAGAGGTCGTGATCCAATCAGAGGTGATCGGTTCCATTCCACAAGTGATGGAAACACTCACTGCCTTACCATTAACCCACTCAAGAGAGGTGATACTGGACTGTACACATGTTATGTGGGATCTGATGAGATGAACTTCAGTGTCAATGTTAAAG CAATAAAGGTGAAATTCTCCAAACCACTGGAAAATGTAGTGGGACTCAAAGGTTGCGACGTGGCTTTGAAATGTGAACTATACACGCCAAAAGGAGATGTTCAGTGGCTGAAGGACAACCAAGAGATTGTGCCAAATAGACATTTTACAATCCGGGCTGAGGGCCGTGTGAGAAGTCTCACGATACACAGTGTATCAGAAGATGACGAGGGAGAATATGCTTGTGAATCCAAAGATGAAAGGACAATAGCTACAGTAGTGGTCAACA TTCCCCGAATTGTGGAGTTTGTAGCGGAGCTGCACAACATCACTGTCATGGAAGGAGAAAATGCCACATTTAAGTGTATGGTGTCTCCAGAGGATGCACACTTGGCCTGGTTTAGAAACAGCCAGCCAATTTCATCCAATGAAAAGTTCCACATTTCAAGCACTGGATTATGCCATGTGCTGCAGATCAATAATTGCCAAGTGTCAGACAGCTGCAAGCTGACCGCTGAGGCTGAAGGTGTGATTTCCAGAGCAATCCTTCAGGTCCAAG AGGCACAGGTGTTTTTTACGAAAAGCATGGAGTCGGCTGTGGCAGAAGAATACAGCGACGTGACGTTGGAGGTGGAGGTCAGCCATGAGAAAGGGGAGGTGCAGTGGATGAGACAAGGAGTAGTTATACATCCAGGGCCCAAGTTCACCCTGAAGCAGAATGGCCGAAAACGCTCTATCACAATCCACAAGCTCGTCCTTTCAGACCGGGGCACCTACAGCTGCGAAACGCTCCATGACCGCACGCAAGCCAGGCTTAGTGTGGAAC CAAGAAAAATCAAGATCCGAAAGGGTCTAGCTGAGATCCAGACTTATGAGCGAGAGACATCCTCTTTTGAGGTGGAGCTCTCTCATAGCAACGTAGAGGCCGTGTGGCAGAAGAATGGACACGCTCTTAAAAACAACAACCGTTTGCGTATGACTGCAAAGGGACGGGTGCACAGCCTCACCATCTCCAACCTGACCTTAGATGACACTGGCACTTACACATTCTCTGTTGAGAACATCAGATCATCAGCGAAATTGATTGTTAAAG AAATCCCAGTATCAATTTTGAAAAAGCTTGAGGATAGTAGGCACCCAGAGGGCTCTGGAGTGACTCTTGAATGCGAGCTGTCACGTCATAACGTAGACGTAAAGTGGACAAAG aatggagttcagcttaagccAGGAAAAAATCTCCGTATATACTCAATGGGAAGAAAATGCTTTCTACAGATCCTGAAGTGTGAACAGGGAGATACTGGTATATATATGTGCGATGCCGGGGATGCTAAAACATCCTGTTCAGTGGATGTATATG AAAGGGAGCTTGAGATATTGCAGGGTTTAGAGGATCTGGATATCCAAGAAGATCAGAATGCTGTGTTCGTGTGTGAAGTGTCCCTAGACGATGTTCCTGGAGAGTGGTTTAAAAACAACGAGAGGATTAAACCAACCAGCACCATTAAGATCCGCCAGGAAG GTACTAAGCACTTCCTCCTTATATGCAATGTCAAAGGAGAGGACTCTGGGGAGATCAAGTTTGCTGCCAAGAATGTTGAATCGACAGCTTACCTTGAGGTTGAAG CACTGCCAGCAAACATTGTGAAGCCACTTCAGGATAAAACCGCTCTGGAGAAAACTCGTGTCGTGCTGGATTGCACGGTGGCAAATCCCCGTTGCAGTATTCGCTGGTATAAGGGACCGAATGTCATCCTGCCCTCAGAGCGCTTTGAGATCTGCAGTGAGGGATGTTACCGAAAACTTGTGATTCAGCAGGTCCAGCTTGAGGATGAGGGCATCTATAGTGTTCAAGTTGGAAACTACACATCCTCAGCTAAACTTACTGTAGAAG CTCAGTCAATCCTTATAGTGAATGATCTTAAGGATGTGGAGGTAATTGCTCCTGCGGatgcatgctttgcatgtgAAGTGTCTTTGCCTGAGGCCAAGGCTCCTACCTGGACACTGAATGGACAGACGCTGCATCCGGGTCCTAAAGTTGTCATGGAGAAAGTGGGAACCGTCCATAGGCTCACTCTCAAACAGACGTCAGAGGAGATGAGTGGCACGCTGTGCTTTATCATTGGACAAGCCAAAAGCACTGCACATCTGCATGTCAGAA gTAGTCATTGA